One stretch of Candidatus Omnitrophota bacterium DNA includes these proteins:
- a CDS encoding 4Fe-4S binding protein, which yields MKRKKISGHKRRIAQILSLFLINGNFKTFLTGGLYEGKLKNICIPVLNCHSCPFALTACPVGMLQQFLALGLRQGFTGFLYILGLIGLPAMFLGRFFCGWLCPFGFFQELIFVRKFKLSFPPWLKYLKYLFLFGFVLVFPMIFTNKFGIGAPAFCKYICPAGTAEAGFWGLWAGFGGFGFVLAGKMAILAAVIFFSVRIWRFFCRVCPLGLILGFFNKISLLQLRLNDRCDNCGVCERICPMNIAVPVELISKDCIRCGKCVDACPQKALSLSFKKKANG from the coding sequence GTGAAAAGAAAAAAGATCAGCGGCCATAAAAGAAGAATTGCCCAGATCCTTTCCCTTTTCCTGATAAACGGTAATTTTAAAACTTTTTTGACCGGCGGGCTTTACGAAGGAAAGCTTAAAAATATCTGTATTCCTGTTTTGAACTGCCATTCCTGCCCTTTTGCCCTCACGGCCTGTCCCGTGGGGATGCTCCAGCAGTTTCTCGCCCTGGGCCTGAGGCAGGGTTTTACGGGATTTCTCTACATTCTCGGTTTGATAGGACTTCCCGCGATGTTTCTGGGGCGTTTTTTCTGCGGGTGGTTGTGCCCTTTCGGTTTTTTTCAGGAGCTGATCTTTGTCAGAAAATTCAAGCTGTCTTTCCCGCCATGGCTGAAATATCTTAAATACCTTTTTCTTTTCGGATTTGTGCTGGTGTTTCCCATGATTTTTACAAATAAATTCGGCATAGGCGCCCCGGCATTCTGTAAATACATCTGTCCGGCCGGCACGGCTGAGGCCGGTTTCTGGGGTCTGTGGGCGGGCTTCGGCGGATTCGGTTTTGTCCTGGCGGGTAAAATGGCCATCCTCGCGGCTGTCATATTTTTTTCGGTCAGGATATGGCGTTTTTTCTGCAGGGTCTGTCCTCTGGGGCTGATACTCGGGTTTTTTAATAAAATCAGTCTTCTTCAACTTCGCCTGAATGACAGATGCGATAATTGCGGGGTCTGCGAGAGAATCTGTCCGATGAACATAGCCGTTCCGGTTGAGCTGATTTCAAAGGACTGTATAAGATGCGGAAAATGTGTTGACGCCTGCCCGCAAAAGGCGCTGTCTCTGTCATTTAAGAAGAAGGCGAACGGATGA
- a CDS encoding polyprenol monophosphomannose synthase: MKTAIVIPTYNEAGNIKDLIEEIFKIEKDLEIIIVDDSSPDGTEDIVRNLANKINKIHLIVRSGKRSEGKSRIDGCRYALVKGAEIIIEMDADFSHNPKYIPVFLSKIRESDIVIGSRCIPGGRETGRPRLRVLLSKLANFYIRKSYGIKNVFDCTSGYRCFRREVCDKIKLDSLKAEGPAVIPEILFKAGRLGFRISEFPVVYENRTKGVSKFTLNKITESLILPLILRFRGIF, from the coding sequence ATGAAAACGGCAATTGTGATTCCTACATACAATGAGGCGGGAAACATAAAAGATCTGATAGAAGAAATTTTTAAAATTGAAAAAGACCTTGAAATTATCATTGTGGATGACAGTTCTCCCGACGGCACGGAAGATATTGTGCGTAATTTGGCGAATAAAATAAATAAAATACATCTTATTGTCCGCAGTGGAAAGAGGTCGGAAGGGAAATCCAGAATTGACGGCTGCAGGTATGCTCTCGTAAAAGGCGCGGAAATTATTATAGAAATGGACGCTGATTTTTCTCACAATCCTAAATATATTCCTGTGTTCCTTTCAAAAATCAGGGAGAGCGATATTGTGATAGGGTCTAGATGTATACCGGGAGGCCGTGAAACCGGCCGACCGCGTTTGCGCGTTTTATTGAGTAAATTGGCCAATTTTTACATCAGGAAGAGCTACGGTATAAAAAATGTATTTGACTGCACTTCGGGATACAGATGTTTCAGGCGGGAAGTTTGTGATAAAATAAAACTTGATTCGCTGAAAGCGGAAGGGCCCGCTGTGATACCGGAAATTTTATTTAAAGCGGGAAGGCTCGGTTTTAGAATCAGCGAGTTTCCTGTTGTGTATGAAAATAGAACAAAAGGCGTATCCAAATTCACCTTGAACAAAATAACGGAAAGCTTAATTCTTCCGCTTATATTAAGATTTAGGGGGATTTTCTGA
- a CDS encoding radical SAM protein → MYCFQEKILINIRERFRWFRKIIFHGKISPEQITFFVTNKCRLNCKHCFYKDKLNKGEDAALSEIKRISENLGEFSFLTLTGGEPFMRDDLPEIAETFILKNKVSRISIPTNGFEPRKIYSETQKILERCPGAEIIVKVSIDGLEDVHDGIRGVKGSYERAVETFKLLKTLKEKNRRFRAGILCTISKINEDYLEDAFQFTDRELKPDVFGLNFIRGNVSDMDIKNVEFQKYEKLYALILSGLRGNYFYKAYKKFVIRAIKRIIESRRYPFSCLAGRVSAVIDANLNVFPCEALSVDMGNLRDFGYDFKKLWFSPKAMSVRNYIDGKNCVCTNECNIQNNSFFTPAILAGILEGWAKERLKLP, encoded by the coding sequence ATATATTGTTTTCAGGAGAAGATATTGATAAATATTCGTGAAAGATTCCGGTGGTTCAGGAAAATAATTTTTCACGGCAAAATTAGTCCTGAACAAATAACATTTTTTGTAACGAATAAATGCAGGCTTAACTGTAAACACTGTTTTTACAAAGATAAATTAAACAAAGGGGAAGATGCGGCTCTTTCCGAGATAAAAAGAATTTCAGAAAATTTAGGGGAATTTAGTTTCCTGACACTGACCGGCGGAGAGCCGTTCATGAGAGATGATTTACCGGAAATCGCCGAAACATTTATTTTGAAAAATAAAGTGAGCAGAATTTCAATTCCGACAAACGGTTTCGAGCCCCGCAAGATATATTCTGAGACCCAAAAAATACTGGAGCGATGCCCGGGAGCGGAGATAATAGTGAAAGTTTCCATTGACGGATTAGAGGATGTGCATGACGGGATAAGAGGCGTTAAGGGAAGTTACGAGAGGGCCGTTGAAACATTTAAACTGCTTAAAACACTGAAAGAAAAAAACAGGAGATTTAGGGCGGGAATTCTTTGTACCATTTCAAAAATAAACGAGGATTATCTTGAGGATGCATTTCAATTTACTGACAGAGAATTGAAACCGGATGTGTTCGGGCTTAATTTTATACGCGGTAATGTCTCTGACATGGATATTAAAAATGTGGAATTTCAAAAGTATGAAAAATTATATGCTCTGATTTTATCGGGGCTTCGGGGAAATTATTTTTATAAAGCATATAAAAAGTTCGTTATCAGGGCGATAAAGAGAATCATAGAAAGCCGGCGGTATCCGTTTTCGTGTCTTGCCGGCAGGGTTTCCGCCGTAATTGACGCGAATCTGAATGTTTTTCCGTGCGAGGCGTTATCTGTTGATATGGGAAATTTGCGGGATTTTGGATATGACTTCAAAAAGTTGTGGTTTTCTCCGAAGGCTATGAGCGTGAGAAATTACATTGACGGGAAAAATTGTGTTTGCACTAACGAGTGCAACATACAGAATAATTCTTTTTTTACTCCGGCGATTTTAGCCGGAATCCTCGAAGGCTGGGCAAAGGAAAGATTAAAATTACCATGA
- a CDS encoding glycosyltransferase, whose translation MKKISVIIPVFNAEKNIRRCLDAVFSSISSDTEVIAVDDCSSDSSSGILKEFPCKVITMAENSGPAASRNAGAENSSGKTLIFLDSDVLVFPESMSCVSDFFERNNKVHVIQGIYDMESEKANLPTLARDYFKFHKLSKLKRNEILGINSFCFAIRKEVFDEVGGFNEKIKTAASEDTDFAMRLAGSGYKILLEKNLKVRHLKSYSLPGLLGVDFYKAKAKMKLILRRRGEGKAPVTISLNRFRDVIPEIISVFISPLFFLSAGLSIFYGKLFALFSLCALAFFWALNYDCFSMICKNRGYFISLGCFFIFLFEMSFYFSGVIAALIEYIVFRRRY comes from the coding sequence CTGAAAAAAATATCGGTTATTATTCCTGTCTTTAACGCCGAAAAAAATATAAGGCGGTGTTTGGATGCAGTTTTTTCATCCATTTCATCTGATACGGAGGTTATTGCGGTAGATGATTGTTCAAGCGATTCAAGCTCCGGGATTTTGAAAGAATTCCCCTGCAAAGTTATTACGATGGCTGAAAATAGCGGGCCCGCGGCTTCAAGAAACGCGGGTGCGGAAAATTCATCTGGGAAAACGCTGATTTTTCTTGATTCCGATGTTCTTGTTTTTCCGGAATCCATGAGCTGTGTTTCTGATTTTTTTGAGAGAAATAATAAAGTTCATGTAATTCAGGGGATTTATGATATGGAGAGCGAAAAAGCGAATTTGCCGACGCTGGCAAGGGATTATTTTAAGTTTCACAAGCTGTCTAAATTAAAACGGAATGAAATTTTGGGAATAAACAGTTTCTGTTTTGCAATCAGAAAAGAGGTTTTTGACGAAGTCGGCGGCTTTAACGAAAAAATCAAAACAGCCGCGTCCGAAGACACCGATTTTGCGATGCGCCTTGCGGGCAGCGGTTATAAAATTCTGCTGGAAAAAAACTTGAAGGTCAGGCATTTGAAAAGCTACTCTTTGCCCGGACTTTTAGGGGTTGATTTTTATAAAGCAAAAGCAAAGATGAAATTAATACTGCGGAGACGAGGTGAGGGAAAAGCGCCGGTGACGATTTCACTTAACAGGTTTCGCGATGTTATACCGGAAATTATAAGTGTCTTCATTTCCCCGTTATTTTTTTTAAGCGCAGGTTTGTCTATTTTTTACGGCAAGTTGTTTGCATTATTTTCATTATGCGCGCTGGCGTTTTTTTGGGCTTTAAATTATGATTGTTTCAGTATGATTTGTAAAAATAGGGGTTATTTTATTTCACTTGGGTGTTTTTTTATCTTTTTATTTGAGATGTCTTTTTATTTTTCAGGCGTTATCGCCGCTTTAATTGAATATATTGTTTTCAGGAGAAGATATTGA
- a CDS encoding type II toxin-antitoxin system PemK/MazF family toxin, with protein sequence MRRGEIWWANLPNPIGRRPVVLLSRDAAYTVRNAVTVAEITTTIRDIPVEVSLGHSEGMPKKCVANLDTIITIRKGRIDTKITGLPQSKIKEIDEAIRFALDIS encoded by the coding sequence ATGCGCAGGGGAGAAATTTGGTGGGCGAATCTGCCCAATCCCATAGGGAGACGCCCTGTTGTTTTACTTTCAAGAGATGCGGCATACACTGTTCGCAATGCCGTTACTGTCGCGGAAATCACCACTACGATTAGAGATATACCCGTTGAAGTTTCACTTGGACATTCCGAGGGTATGCCTAAGAAGTGTGTCGCCAATCTTGATACAATAATAACCATAAGAAAAGGGCGAATTGATACAAAGATAACAGGCCTTCCCCAAAGTAAAATTAAAGAAATTGACGAAGCAATAAGATTTGCGCTGGATATATCCTGA
- a CDS encoding ATP-binding protein — MINRILKAKLQQASRFYPVVSIMGPRQSGKTTLVRDAFRDKDYVSLEDLDVREFALRDPRGFLGNYPKGVILDEVQRAPELFSYIQTIVDEENKPGKFILTGSLHFLLQENITQTLAGRAAIYELLPFSVEELESKDKFRQGGCEEYLFKGFYPRIYDKNAPPAEWYRNYIKTYIERDVKLMKNISDLSVFRTFLKMCASRTGQMLNLSSLANDCGITHNTAKSWISVLENSFIIFLLRPHHKNFNKRLVKMPKLYFYDTGLLCSLLGIGSVGQLETHYLKGGIFETFVLAEMRKFFLNRALDAPLYFWRDKTGHEIDCIAEGNNKIIPIEIKSGKTVSADYFKNINYWLKISGKSINDAYVIYGGEISQKRTAGNLFSWRAICGLLKKMLRVQL; from the coding sequence ATGATAAATAGAATTTTAAAAGCCAAATTGCAACAAGCAAGCCGTTTTTATCCGGTTGTTTCCATTATGGGTCCCCGCCAGTCGGGGAAAACAACTTTGGTCAGGGACGCATTTCGTGACAAGGATTATGTTTCGTTAGAAGATTTGGATGTTCGTGAATTTGCCTTGCGTGACCCGCGGGGATTTCTTGGAAATTATCCGAAAGGCGTAATCTTGGATGAAGTTCAAAGAGCGCCGGAACTGTTTTCTTATATCCAGACTATTGTTGACGAGGAAAATAAGCCCGGGAAATTTATTTTGACCGGATCCCTGCATTTTCTGCTACAGGAGAACATTACGCAGACACTCGCCGGCAGGGCTGCAATTTATGAATTACTGCCGTTCAGCGTGGAGGAATTGGAGAGCAAAGATAAATTTCGTCAAGGCGGCTGTGAGGAGTATTTATTTAAAGGGTTTTACCCGAGAATATATGATAAAAATGCGCCGCCGGCAGAATGGTATCGTAATTATATCAAAACCTACATAGAAAGAGACGTTAAGCTGATGAAAAATATCTCTGATTTAAGCGTGTTCAGAACGTTTTTGAAAATGTGCGCTTCGCGTACAGGGCAGATGTTGAACTTGTCCTCGCTGGCGAATGACTGCGGTATTACCCATAACACGGCAAAATCCTGGATTTCTGTTCTTGAAAACAGTTTTATTATTTTTTTGCTCCGTCCGCATCACAAAAATTTTAATAAGCGGCTCGTGAAAATGCCGAAACTGTATTTTTATGATACAGGGCTTCTTTGCTCGCTTCTCGGAATAGGCAGCGTCGGGCAGCTTGAGACTCATTATTTGAAAGGCGGAATTTTTGAAACTTTTGTGTTAGCGGAAATGAGGAAGTTTTTTTTAAACCGCGCTTTGGACGCGCCGTTATATTTCTGGAGAGATAAAACAGGTCATGAAATAGATTGTATCGCCGAGGGGAACAATAAAATTATTCCCATAGAAATTAAATCAGGGAAAACGGTTTCGGCGGATTATTTTAAAAACATTAACTATTGGCTTAAAATTTCCGGAAAAAGTATCAATGATGCGTATGTGATATACGGCGGTGAAATTTCTCAGAAAAGAACAGCCGGGAATCTTTTCAGCTGGCGGGCTATCTGCGGCTTGCTTAAAAAAATGTTGAGAGTTCAGTTATAA
- a CDS encoding sugar phosphate isomerase/epimerase: MIAFSTLMAEKGGGYRQLLPLRLAGFENLELTWGAGVDIDDRESFLKAAKELKKAGIKTVSAHATLHTSPGRDVDISSPDNWERKFAVRETEKSILALSLMTGSGGTTVIHIGRAVENANRKKHLTASVESLKEICEFASEFNTEICLENTLPGHLGCFLDELLEVREKSGFPGLKFCLDTGHYHLAPPQSDLLSGMAAELRELHIHDNDGDKDSHLVPGRGTINWEDLFTSIAISHEMSHPPRRSQPLAPRRMAPRHMLNVFEIMRGGAEEIRECLNFAADYGIK, encoded by the coding sequence ATGATTGCCTTTTCGACTTTGATGGCCGAGAAAGGCGGCGGATACCGTCAGCTTCTGCCTTTGCGGCTGGCCGGGTTTGAAAATCTGGAACTGACCTGGGGCGCGGGCGTGGATATAGATGACAGGGAATCTTTTCTAAAGGCGGCAAAAGAACTGAAAAAGGCGGGAATAAAAACGGTCTCGGCTCATGCCACGCTTCACACTTCCCCGGGAAGGGATGTGGACATTTCCTCTCCCGACAATTGGGAAAGAAAATTCGCCGTAAGGGAAACGGAAAAAAGCATACTGGCTTTGTCTCTTATGACGGGTTCCGGCGGCACAACGGTTATTCACATAGGCCGGGCGGTGGAAAATGCGAACCGCAAAAAACATCTCACGGCGTCTGTTGAATCTCTAAAAGAGATATGCGAATTTGCGTCGGAGTTTAATACGGAGATATGTCTTGAAAACACCCTCCCCGGGCATCTGGGCTGTTTTCTGGACGAGCTTCTTGAAGTCAGGGAAAAATCCGGATTTCCGGGCTTAAAATTCTGTCTGGACACGGGGCATTATCACCTTGCTCCCCCACAATCCGATTTGCTCTCCGGGATGGCTGCCGAGTTGAGAGAGCTCCATATACACGATAATGACGGTGACAAGGACAGTCATCTTGTCCCTGGGCGCGGTACAATTAACTGGGAAGATTTGTTCACTTCGATAGCAATAAGTCACGAAATGTCGCATCCGCCGCGGCGGAGTCAACCCCTGGCACCACGGCGTATGGCACCACGGCATATGCTGAATGTTTTTGAGATCATGCGGGGAGGAGCTGAAGAAATCAGAGAATGTCTGAACTTTGCCGCGGATTACGGCATAAAGTAA